Part of the Anopheles coluzzii chromosome 3, AcolN3, whole genome shotgun sequence genome is shown below.
TGCGTAGCTTCTCCTCGAGCGCTGCCGTCTCGACGCACTTCATCGAGTACTTCTCGGAGAGGGACAGGATCTCGAGTCGAACTTCTTCGAGTTCTTGCCTGCAACGGTGGAGAGGAGGCGGTGGAGTTTAGCTAACGGGTGCTTTTGTAATTTAAACTTTTAATAGCAACTTACTCCTTCTCGCGGTACGTTTGTGGCGGTTGGCCGCCCTTCTGGAACTGCTTGAGGAACTCCTGCTTGAAGCGCGTCACCTCCCGCTGCACCTCATTCTGGTGTGCTTTCTTCATGGCGTCGAGTGCTGCCAGCGTTGCCTGCAAAGTGTTGCGAAATTAGTTTCATCTTCAAAACGGGTTTCTTCTCAACTCCACCATCTTACCTGTGTTTCTTCGGCCAGCGCTTGTTCCTTCTCCAGAATGAGCTTAGCGATCTCCTGCTGGTGCTTTTCCTCCAGATCGTGAATGATGCGCTTGTGCGAAGCTTCCATCGCAGCCAGTCCCTTCTCGCAGAGTGCCTGCAAACACACGTGGAACAGTGAAATGAAATCTTCCCGCAAATGTGCGCCTAAATGCAGGCAACACCGCACAACACCTTACCCGCAACTGCTCGATTTCGGCCTGGTAGCGCGACCGCAAGCTATCCTCATCGTCCCGGTCCTTCTGCGAGTCCAGCTCGTTCGCCATCTGCTGCTCCCGGTAGGCGGCGTGCAGATTATCCACCTGCTGCGCATGCTCCGCCTCCACCATCTCTAGGTGCTTCTCCAGCTTCTTCGCGTGGTCCTGCTCCTTGCGCATCTGCTCGTACAGATAGTCCCGCTCCTTCTCCAGCTCCGCGTACTCGGCCGCCGTTTTGCGACAGCTGCCCGCCAGCTCCTCGCACCGGTCCTTCAGCGTGCGCGCCTTCTTGCACTCCTGGTCGTAGCTGTCGAGCAGATCCTCGATCTCCTTGTCCTTCTCGTTGCTGGCCGCGTCCAGCCGCGTCAAACGCACCGACAGCTCGTGcagctccttctccttctgctTCAGCAGGTTGCGCTCGTTGTTGAGCCGCTCGAGCAGCTCCGCCCGTTCGCCGTCGATCGCCCGtatgcgctgctgctgctcgtcgaTACGGCGCTGCAGTGCGGCCAGCTTTGCCTCGTGCTGCTGCCGAACCGTGCCGAGCTCGCGCTCGTGCTCTTCCGTCAGCTGGAGGAGTCGATCCTGCAGCCGGCCGCACTGGTCGCTGCGCGACTGCAGCTGCTTCGCCGCACTGATCAGCGAATCGATGCGCTGCTGAATCTCCACGCAGCGCGCGTGAATGCTGCGCAGGCTGTCCACGTCGATGGCGCTGGCCGCACCGGCATTCCCACTGTCCGGGTGTAGCGTGGCCTGCAGCGCCACGACCGATCGCTCCAGCTCGTTCAGTATCGCCGACACCTCCTTCACCTCCGCCTTGTTGAGCGCGTGCTCGCTGGTGAAGTACTTGTACATGAAGTTAAAGTCCGCCTCGGCCAGGATGTCGTCCGCGTTCGCGACCTCCAGATCGGCGGTCAGGTCCGTGTACAGGTTCTCGTACTGCTTGAGCGCGGCCACGCTGAACACTCGCTCGCACGGTTCGTCCAACGCATCCGTGGGCTGGGCGGGCTTTTTCGGCACGTAGTCACCCTTCAGCACGTGGACGCGCGCATCGATCAGCGCCTTGTGCGCGACAATGTCCGCAAACTCGGCTAGCAGCTGGCGCCCCTCGCTCGGCTTTCGCTCCTGCTCGAGGTGCAGTCGCCACTGGCCGCGCTTCATCTTGGCGAGCGTTTCCTCGTAGCACTCGGTCAGCTGCCGGACGGCCGCATCCATCTCGCGGCGCAGCGCTTCGTGTACTGCGTCCGCGAACGTTTCGAACGTGATGCGTTCCTGCGTGGACAGTGCGTACCCGAAGGCGGGCGCCAGCGAACCCTCGTACCGCTGCGCGTTGCGCATCATGATGTGCGCGATCTCGGACTGCACCAGCTCGGCATTGACCGCTTCCTGGGCCTGGCGCCAGGCTTCCTGCACCGCGCCCTGCACCGTCTCGTGCGAGGACGCAATGTAGGAGAGCGTTTCGGCCGCCAGCCCGTACGCCAGGTTCTCCATGATTGTCGTTTGGTAGCGTTTCGCGATCAGGTGCACCTCGTTCTGCTGGCGCAGTAGATCGTCCAGCATGGCGGTACCGATCGGGGGGAAGGAGAGCGACCGCATCGTGCTGGTGCGGCCGGCAGACAGCATTAGCTTGCGGGCGAGCACACTGGCCAGCACGTCGGCACTGCTGCTCGGTCGCACCACGCACTTGCCGGACAGCTTTGCCTTCAGCATCGACATCAGCTGGACGGTTTCGCACACCTCCACCTTCGTTTGGCGTTCCTCGAACTCGGCTAGATTTTCTGCCCGCTCGAGGGCGTGCCGCAGCCGGCCGAAGCAAACACTCTCGAACGCAATCCGCTCCGCCAGCAGCTCCATGTCCTTGCGCTGCGTGAGTCCGTTCGTTTCGCGCAGCATGCGCCGCTGCTTGAGCAGATCCGCCAGCTTGCCCTTGAGCTGTGCCTCCAGCTGATCCAGTGCCAGCTTGATGGGGTTCGATTCGGGCAGCACAATCACGCTGCCGTAGCCCGTGCCCTCGACCGGCACGACACAGTTGTCGCAACTCTCACGCAACAGCTTCGACACCTCGGCCAGACAGCGCTCGATAAATTTGTACGAATCCTTCCGGTCCGCCGCTGGCGATACGGAACGTCGCGAGCGGGAAGTGCGCAGACTCTGGAACTGCTGTGCACTTTGGTCGATCAGTTCGCGTACCGATACCACCACACCCTCCAGACTCTTGAGCCGGTCGAGCAGATGCTCCGGCACCGGTTTGGCACCCGTGCTCGATGTACTGGCCGTCTCACACTCACTGACCTCGGGCGGCTTGGTCACTGGCAGTCCAACGGCCTGCACGTTCTCGACGCGCTTTTCCAGATTGTTCAGCCGCAGCACGACCTGCATCGGTTGCGCGGACAGCGTGGCACTGTCCAGACTTTTCCTGCGCAGCCGGGTAGACGACGAACGGCGCACCGGTTGCGCAGCTTCCGGCGTCGCAAGCTCCACGGTCGCCTTcgccaccggcagcagcacaccGCCACTTTCGAGCGCATCGATCTTGCTCTCCAGCTCGGACACCTTCTCCTCCAGCTCCTTCTGGATCGAGAGCGACTCCTTGCCCTTGAGCGACAGCGATCGGCGCTTCTCCGATCGGATCGCTTTCTGCTTCAGCAGCCGAACTTGCTTTTCCGCCGCCGTGTACTTGTTCGTCATGTCCTGGATCCGATCGGCCATCATGCGCGACTGCGCATCATGCTCGGTCGCCTGTCGGTCGAGCTCCTTGCGCATCGTGGCGTACGCTATTTCCAGCTCATCGTACAGTCCATGCGCGTCCTTCAGCTCGCGCTTCATCGCCTTCAGTTCGCTGACGGCACGCTCGAAGCGGGCGCGCAGCTCCCGGTACTCGTCCGCCAGCATGTCCCGGTCGAGCTGGGTCGGATCGATCGCGGTCAGGCAGGTGAGATCGCTGAACGAGTCCATGCGCTTGATGCGACCGCTCCGTGCCACGGCCAGACTGCACAAGCTCGACGCTGGGCTTGTACCGGGTGCGGCAATCCCGCACTCCTGCAACCGCCTGTACAGCGACTCGTTCTCCTCGATGCCCCGGGCCAGCCGCTCCTCGAGCTCCTTCGTCGTGTCCCGGCTCTTGGACAGCTCGTGCGTGATGCGGTCGATTATGTCCTGCCCCGCGGCCCGGCTGTCCTGCAGCTGCACCATCAGCTTCTCGCGGTTCTCCTCCAGCTCACGCTTGCGCGTCAGCTCCTGCTCGGTGCGCTCGAGCGTGGTCAGCAGCTCGGACATGCGCGCTTCCCGCTCGTGCGTTTCCTCGCGCAGCATCGCCAGCTCCTTCTCGGCCGCCTGcagccgcagctgcagctcctTCTCCAGCCCGCTACCGTCCTCCTCCTGCACCGTGTGGAACGGGGCCAGCGGGACCGGCGCCTCCGACTCGATGGTGCTGCGCCGTGAGCTCGGTGGCGACGAGCGGCTGCGCTTGTGGAgccgctggtgctgctggtgctgctgctgactttGGGTCGACAGTGGCGGGTTCGTTCTTAACCTATCTTTGGTACGCATTGCCAGCGGCACCACCGACGGCGGTGAGGGCGACACCGGCGATCCCCACTGGTCGCCGACACTATCCCGCCGGCCACCCTCCGACGCCGTCCGGTACTCCTCGTCCGACGAGAACAGCAACGATTTGGGCGTGAGGGGCGTGACGGGCGactgcagcaccaccaccgacgaCTGTTGCTTTGGTTGAGGCTGACTACTGCTAGTACTACTGCTATTACTACTGCTATGGGTGGAGGTGTTggttgtgttggtggtggtgttggtgttggtggtggtggaggcgtTCATGGCGCTCTTGTCCTCCGGCGGTGTGCTGGCACTGTTCGACTGTTCGGTAAGGTTGCGGGCAGCCGTCAGATGCACGATCACGTCCTTGGGCGCCTTGTCCACGACATCTTCGCCCGCGGTTGGACTTGCCGCCAGCGGTACGACTCCCTCAATCAGCAGGTGCCCATTCGTgccactgttgttgttgttcttttcgagcagtttgccCCGCTTCAGCTTCGGCTTGTGCTCGATCGCGTCGCCGAGCAGCTCGCTGATCTCGAGCGAACTGGGCGTGGCCGGGGACGGCGGGGGCGACTTGTCCGCTAACGTTTTGAAGTTGTCGTCGTTCTGGTTGGACAGCTCGAGCGTCGCCTTGGTCGGTGGCAGACCGGCCGCGTTCTTCAGCACGTTGATCCAGTTGTTGCGCACGTTGATCGTCACGGCGGACAGCACGATCCGGTGGTTGTCCCAGGTCTGTGGGAAGAATtagtgtgtgtggtgaaaaTATCGCTCGATCGCTTGCGCGTTTGAAGCTACTTACCGTCAGCTGAAAGCCGTAGCCCTTGTTGACCGGCACCTCGGCGATGCCGGTAATGCTGTTCACGTCCAGCACACCGTCCAGCACGCCCTTCTCCTCGGCGACCGGGTCGCGGTAGTAGAACAGGGCGGCGCCGCGCAGCGTAAACCAATGCTTGCTCCAGTCGCCCGCCCGCCCGTCCTGCTTCAGCAGCCAGCCCTTCTTCGCGTGCAGCAGATCGGCGTCCGGGCCGCGGTGCTCCGAGTTCTTGCCCAGGTAGCTAGCGGGCGCATCGTCGGCCCCACAGTCGCCGTCCGGATCGCCCCGCTCGTGCGTTTGACTAGGCTTCAGCTTCGGACTAGttgcgttggtggtggtggtggtgggcggTGGCAGGTGCAGTGCCCCGAGTGGTGGCACCGGACAACCCGTCGATCCCTTGCCGGTGAGCGACGTGGGGATCTTTTTCACAATGGCTGACACGATCGCGGGCGCACTGGACGGGAGGGTGAGCGAGTGGGGCCGCATCTGGAGCGGTGTAC
Proteins encoded:
- the LOC120957121 gene encoding protein outspread-like isoform X3, translating into MGSRNIECRKFSPNIFNKSKCTHCFRQREEHSAAALECNRATRKVSKRGYLFVAPWDWDFSNPVYRTKRWQRRWFVLYDDGELTYSVDEHPETIPQAIIDMTKVLEVTTADNITSHPHSIAITAPDRVTFVKGTCPEESKWWFNVLVAFPKSKGRHKRNATFPGGQATTILQAQMYNEVQSPISAKSNTPPGRDKLTLQLDGGKAQPRLRTRHRSSVDVSDSAAKCLLLDGGVGISGTELRSRDEPKLKDIANTITNVNRWSSPCITDSLSLTAADHHNHHQPTSPRDENTIPPQYTNGTNGGVGGGGGGGGGGTGGGSTGGTGGTPASVGGGGTPLQMRPHSLTLPSSAPAIVSAIVKKIPTSLTGKGSTGCPVPPLGALHLPPPTTTTTNATSPKLKPSQTHERGDPDGDCGADDAPASYLGKNSEHRGPDADLLHAKKGWLLKQDGRAGDWSKHWFTLRGAALFYYRDPVAEEKGVLDGVLDVNSITGIAEVPVNKGYGFQLTTWDNHRIVLSAVTINVRNNWINVLKNAAGLPPTKATLELSNQNDDNFKTLADKSPPPSPATPSSLEISELLGDAIEHKPKLKRGKLLEKNNNNSGTNGHLLIEGVVPLAASPTAGEDVVDKAPKDVIVHLTAARNLTEQSNSASTPPEDKSAMNASTTTNTNTTTNTTNTSTHSSSNSSSTSSSQPQPKQQSSVVVLQSPVTPLTPKSLLFSSDEEYRTASEGGRRDSVGDQWGSPVSPSPPSVVPLAMRTKDRLRTNPPLSTQSQQQHQQHQRLHKRSRSSPPSSRRSTIESEAPVPLAPFHTVQEEDGSGLEKELQLRLQAAEKELAMLREETHEREARMSELLTTLERTEQELTRKRELEENREKLMVQLQDSRAAGQDIIDRITHELSKSRDTTKELEERLARGIEENESLYRRLQECGIAAPGTSPASSLCSLAVARSGRIKRMDSFSDLTCLTAIDPTQLDRDMLADEYRELRARFERAVSELKAMKRELKDAHGLYDELEIAYATMRKELDRQATEHDAQSRMMADRIQDMTNKYTAAEKQVRLLKQKAIRSEKRRSLSLKGKESLSIQKELEEKVSELESKIDALESGGVLLPVAKATVELATPEAAQPVRRSSSTRLRRKSLDSATLSAQPMQVVLRLNNLEKRVENVQAVGLPVTKPPEVSECETASTSSTGAKPVPEHLLDRLKSLEGVVVSVRELIDQSAQQFQSLRTSRSRRSVSPAADRKDSYKFIERCLAEVSKLLRESCDNCVVPVEGTGYGSVIVLPESNPIKLALDQLEAQLKGKLADLLKQRRMLRETNGLTQRKDMELLAERIAFESVCFGRLRHALERAENLAEFEERQTKVEVCETVQLMSMLKAKLSGKCVVRPSSSADVLASVLARKLMLSAGRTSTMRSLSFPPIGTAMLDDLLRQQNEVHLIAKRYQTTIMENLAYGLAAETLSYIASSHETVQGAVQEAWRQAQEAVNAELVQSEIAHIMMRNAQRYEGSLAPAFGYALSTQERITFETFADAVHEALRREMDAAVRQLTECYEETLAKMKRGQWRLHLEQERKPSEGRQLLAEFADIVAHKALIDARVHVLKGDYVPKKPAQPTDALDEPCERVFSVAALKQYENLYTDLTADLEVANADDILAEADFNFMYKYFTSEHALNKAEVKEVSAILNELERSVVALQATLHPDSGNAGAASAIDVDSLRSIHARCVEIQQRIDSLISAAKQLQSRSDQCGRLQDRLLQLTEEHERELGTVRQQHEAKLAALQRRIDEQQQRIRAIDGERAELLERLNNERNLLKQKEKELHELSVRLTRLDAASNEKDKEIEDLLDSYDQECKKARTLKDRCEELAGSCRKTAAEYAELEKERDYLYEQMRKEQDHAKKLEKHLEMVEAEHAQQVDNLHAAYREQQMANELDSQKDRDDEDSLRSRYQAEIEQLRALCEKGLAAMEASHKRIIHDLEEKHQQEIAKLILEKEQALAEETQATLAALDAMKKAHQNEVQREVTRFKQEFLKQFQKGGQPPQTYREKEQELEEVRLEILSLSEKYSMKCVETAALEEKLRNATQQLKCSQQHIQQLDVRNKQLRAHFVSNQPEETSSAPPTSSVVTPKDTNLFTSNSTQLQQHLESSPPRSTSALRTATGHGSPTTPTPTTPTTIVPSSVPIEPTSAPPPLELLDLRECQHLLNNNKKESHPRLKFTEAGAKLGVAPIFSTSSTTVGTSAPGTAIVNDSVNLASSTNNNRAKVLSSKQLNMNLISGGSGPLSPTGPPTPHPVALTLPLIASATFKHSNLHRNHQTAIANNAPACGGNGSSNHNNNNNNTNHLINLNNNHIHSNNNNNVSNLNNNNNNNNNNNNDNDSMHELKPSTKLCSPPPLDERDVEQQIHRFELEI
- the LOC120957121 gene encoding protein outspread-like isoform X2, whose protein sequence is MGSRNIECRKFSPNIFNKSKCTHCFRQREEHSAAALECNRATRKVSKRGYLFVAPWDWDFSNPVYRTKRWQRRWFVLYDDGELTYSVDEHPETIPQAIIDMTKVLEVTTADNITSHPHSIAITAPDRVTFVKGTCPEESKWWFNVLVAFPKSKGRHKRNATFPGGQATTILQAQMYNEVQSPISAKSNTPPGRDKLTLQLDGGKAQPRLRTRHRSSVDVSDSAAKCLLLDGGVGISGTELRSRDEPKLKDIANTITNVNRWSSPCITDSLSLTAADHHNHHQPTSPRDENTIPPQYTNGTNGGVGGGGGGGGGGTGGGSTGGTGGTPASVGGGGTPLQMRPHSLTLPSSAPAIVSAIVKKIPTSLTGKGSTGCPVPPLGALHLPPPTTTTTNATSPKLKPSQTHERGDPDGDCGADDAPASYLGKNSEHRGPDADLLHAKKGWLLKQDGRAGDWSKHWFTLRGAALFYYRDPVAEEKGVLDGVLDVNSITGIAEVPVNKGYGFQLTTWDNHRIVLSAVTINVRNNWINVLKNAAGLPPTKATLELSNQNDDNFKTLADKSPPPSPATPSSLEISELLGDAIEHKPKLKRGKLLEKNNNNSGTNGHLLIEGVVPLAASPTAGEDVVDKAPKDVIVHLTAARNLTEQSNSASTPPEDKSAMNASTTTNTNTTTNTTNTSTHSSSNSSSTSSSQPQPKQQSSVVVLQSPVTPLTPKSLLFSSDEEYRTASEGGRRDSVGDQWGSPVSPSPPSVVPLAMRTKDRLRTNPPLSTQSQQQHQQHQRLHKRSRSSPPSSRRSTIESEAPVPLAPFHTVQEEDGSGLEKELQLRLQAAEKELAMLREETHEREARMSELLTTLERTEQELTRKRELEENREKLMVQLQDSRAAGQDIIDRITHELSKSRDTTKELEERLARGIEENESLYRRLQECGIAAPGTSPASSLCSLAVARSGRIKRMDSFSDLTCLTAIDPTQLDRDMLADEYRELRARFERAVSELKAMKRELKDAHGLYDELEIAYATMRKELDRQATEHDAQSRMMADRIQDMTNKYTAAEKQVRLLKQKAIRSEKRRSLSLKGKESLSIQKELEEKVSELESKIDALESGGVLLPVAKATVELATPEAAQPVRRSSSTRLRRKSLDSATLSAQPMQVVLRLNNLEKRVENVQAVGLPVTKPPEVSECETASTSSTGAKPVPEHLLDRLKSLEGVVVSVRELIDQSAQQFQSLRTSRSRRSVSPAADRKDSYKFIERCLAEVSKLLRESCDNCVVPVEGTGYGSVIVLPESNPIKLALDQLEAQLKGKLADLLKQRRMLRETNGLTQRKDMELLAERIAFESVCFGRLRHALERAENLAEFEERQTKVEVCETVQLMSMLKAKLSGKCVVRPSSSADVLASVLARKLMLSAGRTSTMRSLSFPPIGTAMLDDLLRQQNEVHLIAKRYQTTIMENLAYGLAAETLSYIASSHETVQGAVQEAWRQAQEAVNAELVQSEIAHIMMRNAQRYEGSLAPAFGYALSTQERITFETFADAVHEALRREMDAAVRQLTECYEETLAKMKRGQWRLHLEQERKPSEGRQLLAEFADIVAHKALIDARVHVLKGDYVPKKPAQPTDALDEPCERVFSVAALKQYENLYTDLTADLEVANADDILAEADFNFMYKYFTSEHALNKAEVKEVSAILNELERSVVALQATLHPDSGNAGAASAIDVDSLRSIHARCVEIQQRIDSLISAAKQLQSRSDQCGRLQDRLLQLTEEHERELGTVRQQHEAKLAALQRRIDEQQQRIRAIDGERAELLERLNNERNLLKQKEKELHELSVRLTRLDAASNEKDKEIEDLLDSYDQECKKARTLKDRCEELAGSCRKTAAEYAELEKERDYLYEQMRKEQDHAKKLEKHLEMVEAEHAQQVDNLHAAYREQQMANELDSQKDRDDEDSLRSRYQAEIEQLRALCEKGLAAMEASHKRIIHDLEEKHQQEIAKLILEKEQALAEETQATLAALDAMKKAHQNEVQREVTRFKQEFLKQFQKGGQPPQTYREKEQELEEVRLEILSLSEKYSMKCVETAALEEKLRNATQQLKCSQQHIQQLDVRNKQLRAHFVSNQPEETSSAPPTSSVVTPKDTNLFTSNSTQQLQQHLESSPPRSTSALRTATGHGSPTTPTPTTPTTIVPSSVPIEPTSAPPPLELLDLRECQHLLNNNKKESHPRLKFTEGAKLGVAPIFSTSSTTVGTSAPGTAIVNDSVNLASSTNNNRAKVLSSKQLNMNLISGGSGPLSPTGPPTPHPVALTLPLIASATFKHSNLHRNHQTAIANNAPACGGNGSSNHNNNNNNTNHLINLNNNHIHSNNNNNVSNLNNNNNNNNNNNNDNDSMHELKPSTKLCSPPPLDERDVEQQIHRFELEI
- the LOC120957121 gene encoding protein outspread-like isoform X7 yields the protein MGSRNIECRKFSPNIFNKSKCTHCFRQREEHSAAALECNRATRKVSKRGYLFVAPWDWDFSNPVYRTKRWQRRWFVLYDDGELTYSVDEHPETIPQAIIDMTKVLEVTTADNITSHPHSIAITAPDRVTFVKGTCPEESKWWFNVLVAFPKSKGRHKRNATFPGGQATTILQAQMYNEVQSPISAKSNTPPGRDKLTLQLDGGKAQPRLRTRHRSSVDVSDSAAKCLLLDGGVGISGTELRSRDEPKLKDIANTITNVNRWSSPCITDSLSLTAADHHNHHQPTSPRDENTIPPQYTNGTNGGVGGGGGGGGGGTGGGSTGGTGGTPASVGGGGTPLQMRPHSLTLPSSAPAIVSAIVKKIPTSLTGKGSTGCPVPPLGALHLPPPTTTTTNATSPKLKPSQTHERGDPDGDCGADDAPASYLGKNSEHRGPDADLLHAKKGWLLKQDGRAGDWSKHWFTLRGAALFYYRDPVAEEKGVLDGVLDVNSITGIAEVPVNKGYGFQLTTWDNHRIVLSAVTINVRNNWINVLKNAAGLPPTKATLELSNQNDDNFKTLADKSPPPSPATPSSLEISELLGDAIEHKPKLKRGKLLEKNNNNSGTNGHLLIEGVVPLAASPTAGEDVVDKAPKDVIVHLTAARNLTEQSNSASTPPEDKSAMNASTTTNTNTTTNTTNTSTHSSSNSSSTSSSQPQPKQQSSVVVLQSPVTPLTPKSLLFSSDEEYRTASEGGRRDSVGDQWGSPVSPSPPSVVPLAMRTKDRLRTNPPLSTQSQQQHQQHQRLHKRSRSSPPSSRRSTIESEAPVPLAPFHTVQEEDGSGLEKELQLRLQAAEKELAMLREETHEREARMSELLTTLERTEQELTRKRELEENREKLMVQLQDSRAAGQDIIDRITHELSKSRDTTKELEERLARGIEENESLYRRLQECGIAAPGTSPASSLCSLAVARSGRIKRMDSFSDLTCLTAIDPTQLDRDMLADEYRELRARFERAVSELKAMKRELKDAHGLYDELEIAYATMRKELDRQATEHDAQSRMMADRIQDMTNKYTAAEKQVRLLKQKAIRSEKRRSLSLKGKESLSIQKELEEKVSELESKIDALESGGVLLPVAKATVELATPEAAQPVRRSSSTRLRRKSLDSATLSAQPMQVVLRLNNLEKRVENVQAVGLPVTKPPEVSECETASTSSTGAKPVPEHLLDRLKSLEGVVVSVRELIDQSAQQFQSLRTSRSRRSVSPAADRKDSYKFIERCLAEVSKLLRESCDNCVVPVEGTGYGSVIVLPESNPIKLALDQLEAQLKGKLADLLKQRRMLRETNGLTQRKDMELLAERIAFESVCFGRLRHALERAENLAEFEERQTKVEVCETVQLMSMLKAKLSGKCVVRPSSSADVLASVLARKLMLSAGRTSTMRSLSFPPIGTAMLDDLLRQQNEVHLIAKRYQTTIMENLAYGLAAETLSYIASSHETVQGAVQEAWRQAQEAVNAELVQSEIAHIMMRNAQRYEGSLAPAFGYALSTQERITFETFADAVHEALRREMDAAVRQLTECYEETLAKMKRGQWRLHLEQERKPSEGRQLLAEFADIVAHKALIDARVHVLKGDYVPKKPAQPTDALDEPCERVFSVAALKQYENLYTDLTADLEVANADDILAEADFNFMYKYFTSEHALNKAEVKEVSAILNELERSVVALQATLHPDSGNAGAASAIDVDSLRSIHARCVEIQQRIDSLISAAKQLQSRSDQCGRLQDRLLQLTEEHERELGTVRQQHEAKLAALQRRIDEQQQRIRAIDGERAELLERLNNERNLLKQKEKELHELSVRLTRLDAASNEKDKEIEDLLDSYDQECKKARTLKDRCEELAGSCRKTAAEYAELEKERDYLYEQMRKEQDHAKKLEKHLEMVEAEHAQQVDNLHAAYREQQMANELDSQKDRDDEDSLRSRYQAEIEQLRALCEKGLAAMEASHKRIIHDLEEKHQQEIAKLILEKEQALAEETQATLAALDAMKKAHQNEVQREVTRFKQEFLKQFQKGGQPPQTYREKEQELEEVRLEILSLSEKYSMKCVETAALEEKLRNATQQLKCSQQHIQQLDVRNKQLRAHFVSNQPEETSSAPPTSSVVTPKDTNLFTSNSTEPN
- the LOC120957121 gene encoding protein outspread-like isoform X6, with protein sequence MGSRNIECRKFSPNIFNKSKCTHCFRQREEHSAAALECNRATRKVSKRGYLFVAPWDWDFSNPVYRTKRWQRRWFVLYDDGELTYSVDEHPETIPQAIIDMTKVLEVTTADNITSHPHSIAITAPDRVTFVKGTCPEESKWWFNVLVAFPKSKGRHKRNATFPGGQATTILQAQMYNEVQSPISAKSNTPPGRDKLTLQLDGGKAQPRLRTRHRSSVDVSDSAAKCLLLDGGVGISGTELRSRDEPKLKDIANTITNVNRWSSPCITDSLSLTAADHHNHHQPTSPRDENTIPPQYTNGTNGGVGGGGGGGGGGTGGGSTGGTGGTPASVGGGGTPLQMRPHSLTLPSSAPAIVSAIVKKIPTSLTGKGSTGCPVPPLGALHLPPPTTTTTNATSPKLKPSQTHERGDPDGDCGADDAPASYLGKNSEHRGPDADLLHAKKGWLLKQDGRAGDWSKHWFTLRGAALFYYRDPVAEEKGVLDGVLDVNSITGIAEVPVNKGYGFQLTTWDNHRIVLSAVTINVRNNWINVLKNAAGLPPTKATLELSNQNDDNFKTLADKSPPPSPATPSSLEISELLGDAIEHKPKLKRGKLLEKNNNNSGTNGHLLIEGVVPLAASPTAGEDVVDKAPKDVIVHLTAARNLTEQSNSASTPPEDKSAMNASTTTNTNTTTNTTNTSTHSSSNSSSTSSSQPQPKQQSSVVVLQSPVTPLTPKSLLFSSDEEYRTASEGGRRDSVGDQWGSPVSPSPPSVVPLAMRTKDRLRTNPPLSTQSQQQHQQHQRLHKRSRSSPPSSRRSTIESEAPVPLAPFHTVQEEDGSGLEKELQLRLQAAEKELAMLREETHEREARMSELLTTLERTEQELTRKRELEENREKLMVQLQDSRAAGQDIIDRITHELSKSRDTTKELEERLARGIEENESLYRRLQECGIAAPGTSPASSLCSLAVARSGRIKRMDSFSDLTCLTAIDPTQLDRDMLADEYRELRARFERAVSELKAMKRELKDAHGLYDELEIAYATMRKELDRQATEHDAQSRMMADRIQDMTNKYTAAEKQVRLLKQKAIRSEKRRSLSLKGKESLSIQKELEEKVSELESKIDALESGGVLLPVAKATVELATPEAAQPVRRSSSTRLRRKSLDSATLSAQPMQVVLRLNNLEKRVENVQAVGLPVTKPPEVSECETASTSSTGAKPVPEHLLDRLKSLEGVVVSVRELIDQSAQQFQSLRTSRSRRSVSPAADRKDSYKFIERCLAEVSKLLRESCDNCVVPVEGTGYGSVIVLPESNPIKLALDQLEAQLKGKLADLLKQRRMLRETNGLTQRKDMELLAERIAFESVCFGRLRHALERAENLAEFEERQTKVEVCETVQLMSMLKAKLSGKCVVRPSSSADVLASVLARKLMLSAGRTSTMRSLSFPPIGTAMLDDLLRQQNEVHLIAKRYQTTIMENLAYGLAAETLSYIASSHETVQGAVQEAWRQAQEAVNAELVQSEIAHIMMRNAQRYEGSLAPAFGYALSTQERITFETFADAVHEALRREMDAAVRQLTECYEETLAKMKRGQWRLHLEQERKPSEGRQLLAEFADIVAHKALIDARVHVLKGDYVPKKPAQPTDALDEPCERVFSVAALKQYENLYTDLTADLEVANADDILAEADFNFMYKYFTSEHALNKAEVKEVSAILNELERSVVALQATLHPDSGNAGAASAIDVDSLRSIHARCVEIQQRIDSLISAAKQLQSRSDQCGRLQDRLLQLTEEHERELGTVRQQHEAKLAALQRRIDEQQQRIRAIDGERAELLERLNNERNLLKQKEKELHELSVRLTRLDAASNEKDKEIEDLLDSYDQECKKARTLKDRCEELAGSCRKTAAEYAELEKERDYLYEQMRKEQDHAKKLEKHLEMVEAEHAQQVDNLHAAYREQQMANELDSQKDRDDEDSLRSRYQAEIEQLRALCEKGLAAMEASHKRIIHDLEEKHQQEIAKLILEKEQALAEETQATLAALDAMKKAHQNEVQREVTRFKQEFLKQFQKGGQPPQTYREKEQELEEVRLEILSLSEKYSMKCVETAALEEKLRNATQQLKCSQQHIQQLDVRNKQLRAHFVSNQPEETSSAPPTSSVVTPKDTNLFTSNSTQEPN